From the genome of Excalfactoria chinensis isolate bCotChi1 chromosome 14, bCotChi1.hap2, whole genome shotgun sequence, one region includes:
- the GPER1 gene encoding G-protein coupled estrogen receptor 1 isoform X1 gives METYSASVPPVICNSTTFDLNGSHLCNESLSSRLADKTEHQQYVIGLFLSCLYTIFLFPIGFVGNILILVVNISFREKMTIPDLYFINLAVADLILVADSLIEVFNLDEKYYDITIICTFMSLFLQINMYSSIFFLTWMSFDRYIALAKVMRSNLFRTMQHARLSCGLIWMASISAALVPFTAVHLQHTGEVYFCFADVREIQWLEITLGFIIPFVIIGLCYSLIVRVLIKAHKHRSLRLRRQKALRMIFVVVLVFFICWLPENVFISVQLLQKKSEPASSSSPSFRHDYPLTGHIVNLAAFSNSCLNPLIYSFLGETFRDKLRLYIEQKTKMSTLHRFCQAALTSVIPDSNEQSEV, from the coding sequence ATGGAAACCTACTCCGCCTCAGTACCACCTGTTATATGTAACAGCACAACATTTGACCTCAATGGATCGCATCTGTGCAATGAGAGCCTGTCTTCTAGACTAGCAGATAAAACAGAACACCAACAATACGTTATTGGGCTTTTCTTGTCGTGCCTTTAcacaatatttctttttcccatcgGTTTTGTAGGAAACATTCTGATTCTGGTCGTAAACATAAGCTTTCGTGAGAAGATGACTATCCCAGACCTTTACTTCATCAACCTCGCGGTGGCCGATCTCATTTTAGTTGCTGATTCTCTCATTGAGGTGTTTAATCTTGATGAAAAGTATTACGATATCACTATTATATGCACCTTCATGTCTCTGTTCCTTCAGATCAACATGtacagcagcattttctttctgacgTGGATGAGTTTTGACAGATACATAGCACTGGCAAAAGTAATGAGGTCCAACCTATTTCGCACTATGCAACACGCCAGGTTGAGCTGTGGTCTCATCTGGATGGCATCTATTTCTGCAGCACTAGTGCCATTCACGGCTGTGCACTTACAACACACTGGAGAGGtctatttttgctttgcagatgtAAGAGAGATTCAGTGGCTAGAAATAACCCTGGGGTTCATCATCCCCTTTGTGATCATCGGTCTTTGTTACTCGTTAATCGTTCGAGTTCTTATAAAAGCACACAAGCACAGGAGCCTTCGCCTGCGCCGACAGAAGGCTCTTCGAATGATATTTGTTGTGGTCCTGGTTTTCTTTATCTGCTGGCTCCCTGAAAACGTCTTCATTAGCGTCCAGCTTCTACAAAAGAAAAGCGAGCCCGCCTCGTCAAGCAGCCCATCCTTCAGACATGACTACCCTTTAACGGGACACATCGTGAACCTCGCAGCTTTCTCCAACAGCTGTTTGAACCCTTTAATTTACAGTTTCCTAGGGGAAACCTTCAGAGACAAACTGCGACTGTACATTGAGCAGAAAACCAAGATGTCCACGTTACATCGGTTCTGTCAGGCTGCCTTGACGTCTGTCATCCCCGACAGTAATGAGCAATCAGAGGTCTGA
- the GPER1 gene encoding G-protein coupled estrogen receptor 1 isoform X2 has protein sequence MTIPDLYFINLAVADLILVADSLIEVFNLDEKYYDITIICTFMSLFLQINMYSSIFFLTWMSFDRYIALAKVMRSNLFRTMQHARLSCGLIWMASISAALVPFTAVHLQHTGEVYFCFADVREIQWLEITLGFIIPFVIIGLCYSLIVRVLIKAHKHRSLRLRRQKALRMIFVVVLVFFICWLPENVFISVQLLQKKSEPASSSSPSFRHDYPLTGHIVNLAAFSNSCLNPLIYSFLGETFRDKLRLYIEQKTKMSTLHRFCQAALTSVIPDSNEQSEV, from the coding sequence ATGACTATCCCAGACCTTTACTTCATCAACCTCGCGGTGGCCGATCTCATTTTAGTTGCTGATTCTCTCATTGAGGTGTTTAATCTTGATGAAAAGTATTACGATATCACTATTATATGCACCTTCATGTCTCTGTTCCTTCAGATCAACATGtacagcagcattttctttctgacgTGGATGAGTTTTGACAGATACATAGCACTGGCAAAAGTAATGAGGTCCAACCTATTTCGCACTATGCAACACGCCAGGTTGAGCTGTGGTCTCATCTGGATGGCATCTATTTCTGCAGCACTAGTGCCATTCACGGCTGTGCACTTACAACACACTGGAGAGGtctatttttgctttgcagatgtAAGAGAGATTCAGTGGCTAGAAATAACCCTGGGGTTCATCATCCCCTTTGTGATCATCGGTCTTTGTTACTCGTTAATCGTTCGAGTTCTTATAAAAGCACACAAGCACAGGAGCCTTCGCCTGCGCCGACAGAAGGCTCTTCGAATGATATTTGTTGTGGTCCTGGTTTTCTTTATCTGCTGGCTCCCTGAAAACGTCTTCATTAGCGTCCAGCTTCTACAAAAGAAAAGCGAGCCCGCCTCGTCAAGCAGCCCATCCTTCAGACATGACTACCCTTTAACGGGACACATCGTGAACCTCGCAGCTTTCTCCAACAGCTGTTTGAACCCTTTAATTTACAGTTTCCTAGGGGAAACCTTCAGAGACAAACTGCGACTGTACATTGAGCAGAAAACCAAGATGTCCACGTTACATCGGTTCTGTCAGGCTGCCTTGACGTCTGTCATCCCCGACAGTAATGAGCAATCAGAGGTCTGA